One region of Pseudobdellovibrionaceae bacterium genomic DNA includes:
- the odhB gene encoding 2-oxoglutarate dehydrogenase complex dihydrolipoyllysine-residue succinyltransferase, which yields MKVDVKVPQVGESITEATVGQWMKKNGEAVKRNEVLLLLETDKASVEVVAENDGVLTIAVEAGKTIPIGSVIGSIDSDGKASASAAPAAKEAAPQPAAGASAKSEPQPAAPVASGSAVIHPDLKGHLSPAVQKIVSERGLDASSVTGTGRDGRLTKEDVMNAPAGGGGAGTETVKPATQQAPAKGGTTSAKGPQQRVPMTTIRKRIAERLVQSQQSTATLTTFNEIDMSKVMELRAKYKDKFKEQYGLSLGFMGFFVKASVQALKAVPAVNAFIEGTDLVYNNYVNVGVAVGTEKGLIVPVVKNAQDMSIAQIEQAIRDYALKARDGKISIDDMSGGTFTISNGGVYGSLMSTPILNPPQSGILGMHKIEERAVVVNGKIEVRPMMYVALSYDHRVIDGKEAVTFLVKIKEGVEDPERLLLEI from the coding sequence ATGAAAGTCGACGTCAAAGTCCCCCAGGTGGGCGAATCGATCACCGAAGCAACGGTCGGTCAGTGGATGAAAAAAAATGGCGAAGCGGTCAAGCGGAACGAAGTTCTGCTCCTGCTTGAAACCGACAAGGCTTCGGTGGAAGTCGTCGCCGAGAATGACGGTGTTCTGACCATCGCGGTGGAAGCCGGTAAAACCATTCCGATCGGCAGCGTGATCGGCTCCATCGACTCGGACGGAAAGGCGAGCGCGTCGGCCGCTCCCGCCGCGAAGGAAGCGGCTCCCCAGCCCGCGGCTGGCGCTTCGGCGAAATCCGAGCCGCAGCCGGCCGCACCCGTCGCTTCAGGGTCCGCGGTGATCCACCCCGATCTGAAAGGTCACCTGAGCCCCGCGGTTCAGAAGATCGTTTCTGAGCGCGGCCTGGACGCATCGTCGGTGACCGGCACGGGCCGTGACGGCCGCCTGACGAAAGAAGATGTCATGAACGCTCCCGCTGGTGGCGGCGGCGCGGGCACGGAAACCGTGAAACCCGCAACGCAACAGGCTCCCGCGAAGGGCGGAACCACGTCGGCGAAAGGACCGCAGCAGCGCGTCCCCATGACGACCATCCGTAAACGCATCGCCGAGCGCCTCGTCCAGTCGCAGCAGTCGACGGCGACCCTCACGACCTTCAATGAAATCGATATGTCGAAGGTCATGGAGCTGCGGGCGAAGTACAAAGACAAATTCAAAGAGCAGTACGGACTGTCTTTGGGCTTCATGGGCTTCTTCGTGAAGGCCTCGGTCCAAGCGCTGAAGGCCGTTCCTGCCGTGAACGCATTCATCGAAGGCACGGACCTCGTTTACAACAACTACGTGAACGTGGGCGTTGCGGTCGGAACGGAAAAGGGTTTGATCGTCCCCGTCGTGAAAAACGCGCAGGACATGTCGATCGCGCAGATCGAACAGGCGATCCGCGATTACGCATTGAAAGCGCGTGACGGCAAAATCTCGATCGACGATATGAGCGGCGGCACTTTCACCATCTCGAATGGCGGCGTGTACGGTTCGCTGATGTCGACCCCGATCCTGAATCCCCCGCAATCGGGGATCTTGGGCATGCACAAGATCGAAGAGCGCGCGGTCGTCGTGAACGGCAAGATCGAAGTCCGCCCCATGATGTACGTGGCGCTCTCCTACGATCACCGCGTGATCGACGGCAAAGAGGCCGTGACCTTCTTGGTGAAAATCAAAGAAGGCGTCGAGGACCCGGAACGTCTGTTACTGGAAATCTAA
- the lpdA gene encoding dihydrolipoyl dehydrogenase: protein MSEQQFDIVIIGGGPGGYTGAIRAAQLGFSVAIVEKDKTLGGTCLNVGCIPSKALLESSEYYHLAAHDFKAHGIETGGVKFDLAKMMSRKEGVVRQLTNGVAFLMKKNKVTHFTGFGRIVKAGVVEVTNAAGEKQTLNTKNIVCATGSVVAELPGLKFDEKKIVSSTGALELDKVPEHLIVVGGGVIGLELGSVWLRLGAKVTVVEYAENICPFLDAQVGAQLRKSLEKQGMVFTTKAKVTGSKINGDVVELSYEDMTDNSQKTLQGNVVLVSTGRRPFSKGLGLEELGVEIDKRGFVQIDKHYRTNVPGIYAIGDLVPGPMLAHKAEEEGVAVAEILAGQAGHVNYHTVPSVIYTFPEVASVGYTEEEVKAKGLAYNAGQFPFMANGRAKALGFTDGFVKIIADAKSDKIIGAHIIGPRASELLHEIVVAMEFGGSSEDLARSFHAHPTLNEVVREAALAVTKRARQM, encoded by the coding sequence ATGTCGGAACAACAGTTTGATATCGTCATCATTGGCGGCGGTCCCGGTGGATATACGGGCGCCATCCGCGCGGCGCAGTTGGGTTTCAGCGTCGCGATCGTGGAAAAAGACAAAACTCTCGGCGGCACCTGCCTGAACGTGGGTTGCATTCCTTCGAAGGCCTTGCTCGAAAGTTCGGAGTACTATCACCTGGCCGCGCACGACTTCAAAGCCCACGGGATCGAAACCGGCGGCGTGAAGTTCGACCTCGCGAAAATGATGTCGCGCAAAGAGGGCGTCGTCCGTCAGCTGACGAATGGGGTCGCCTTCTTGATGAAAAAGAACAAAGTCACCCACTTCACCGGCTTCGGCCGCATCGTGAAAGCGGGCGTCGTCGAAGTGACGAACGCCGCGGGCGAGAAACAAACTCTCAATACCAAAAACATCGTCTGCGCGACCGGCTCGGTCGTCGCGGAGCTGCCGGGATTGAAGTTCGACGAGAAAAAGATCGTCTCTTCCACCGGCGCGTTGGAGCTGGATAAAGTTCCCGAGCACCTGATCGTCGTCGGTGGCGGCGTGATCGGCCTCGAGTTGGGTTCGGTCTGGCTGCGCCTGGGCGCGAAGGTCACGGTCGTCGAGTACGCCGAGAACATCTGCCCGTTCCTGGACGCGCAGGTGGGCGCGCAGCTGCGCAAGTCCCTGGAAAAGCAAGGCATGGTCTTCACGACGAAGGCGAAAGTCACCGGCTCGAAGATCAACGGCGACGTCGTGGAGCTGTCCTACGAGGACATGACCGACAATTCGCAAAAGACCCTGCAAGGCAACGTCGTGCTGGTTTCGACCGGTCGTCGCCCCTTCTCGAAGGGCCTGGGCCTGGAAGAGCTCGGCGTCGAGATCGACAAACGCGGCTTCGTGCAGATCGACAAGCACTACCGCACGAATGTTCCCGGCATCTACGCCATCGGTGATCTGGTCCCCGGACCGATGCTCGCGCACAAAGCCGAGGAAGAGGGCGTCGCGGTCGCCGAGATCCTCGCGGGTCAAGCGGGCCACGTGAATTACCACACGGTTCCTTCGGTCATCTACACCTTCCCCGAGGTCGCCTCGGTCGGTTACACCGAGGAAGAGGTGAAGGCGAAGGGCCTCGCGTACAACGCGGGTCAGTTCCCCTTCATGGCGAACGGCCGTGCGAAGGCATTGGGTTTCACCGACGGCTTCGTCAAGATCATCGCGGACGCCAAGTCCGACAAGATCATCGGGGCGCACATCATCGGTCCGCGCGCCTCGGAACTTCTGCACGAGATCGTCGTGGCGATGGAGTTCGGCGGCTCGTCGGAAGACCTCGCCCGCAGCTTCCACGCGCACCCGACCTTGAACGAAGTCGTGCGCGAAGCGGCCCTCGCGGTCACGAAGCGCGCCCGTCAGATGTAG
- the speB gene encoding agmatinase — protein MSLDVSDVGLKNGNYLGLDIEAKDADIVVFPIPWDVTTSYRPGTVDGPDSVLNASTQLDLYSPYLDDVGSLKIGTIPVPEQWRERSASLRKQTAQYISALEQGEDRGTAEMTKIREAANRGGVELQEWSRKEVAKLLDQGQAVLTLGGDHSVPLGPIEAHAAKFPGLSVLHFDAHADLRDAYEGFEQSHASIMFNVLKLKGVDRLVQVGIRDVSEFEINLIKNDDRIHTFFDWDLKNAEYEGESWKSICDRIVAKLGPQVYISFDIDGLDPKLCPNTGTPVPGGLEMAQATALIQAVVRSGRKVVGGDLVEVAPAPEGDEWDGNVGARMLFQIMIAVAQGRR, from the coding sequence ATGAGCCTCGATGTCAGCGATGTCGGTTTGAAGAATGGCAATTATTTGGGTTTGGACATCGAAGCGAAAGACGCCGATATCGTCGTTTTTCCGATTCCGTGGGACGTGACGACCTCGTACCGCCCGGGCACGGTCGACGGACCGGATTCGGTCCTGAACGCCAGTACGCAGCTGGATCTGTACTCGCCTTATCTGGATGACGTGGGCTCGTTGAAAATCGGGACGATCCCGGTGCCGGAACAGTGGCGCGAGCGCAGCGCCTCTTTGCGTAAGCAGACCGCGCAGTACATCAGCGCCCTCGAACAGGGCGAGGACCGCGGCACCGCCGAGATGACGAAGATCCGCGAGGCCGCGAACCGCGGCGGCGTTGAGCTGCAAGAGTGGTCACGCAAAGAAGTCGCGAAGCTTCTGGACCAGGGCCAGGCCGTGCTGACTCTGGGCGGGGACCACAGCGTCCCGCTCGGCCCCATCGAGGCCCACGCGGCGAAGTTTCCGGGCTTGAGCGTTCTGCACTTCGATGCTCACGCGGATCTCCGCGACGCTTACGAAGGCTTCGAACAGAGTCACGCCTCCATCATGTTCAACGTCTTGAAGTTGAAAGGCGTCGACCGTTTGGTCCAAGTCGGCATCCGCGACGTTTCGGAATTTGAAATCAACCTGATCAAAAACGACGACCGCATCCACACCTTCTTCGACTGGGATTTGAAAAACGCCGAGTACGAGGGGGAATCGTGGAAGTCGATCTGCGACCGCATCGTCGCGAAGCTCGGACCGCAGGTCTACATCAGCTTCGACATCGATGGTCTTGATCCCAAGCTCTGCCCCAACACCGGAACGCCCGTTCCCGGCGGTCTGGAAATGGCGCAAGCCACGGCCCTGATCCAAGCGGTCGTCCGCTCGGGCCGCAAAGTCGTTGGCGGCGATCTCGTCGAAGTTGCCCCCGCCCCCGAGGGCGACGAGTGGGACGGCAACGTCGGCGCCCGCATGCTCTTCCAAATCATGATCGCGGTGGCGCAAGGCCGGAGGTAG
- the speE gene encoding polyamine aminopropyltransferase yields MNALGRHILVEFSGCNSEVLDDVSKVEQGMVHAAREAGATVVNSSFHHFSPFGVSGVVVIQESHLAIHTWPEYGYAAVDLFTCGDSVDPWISFDYLKKIFEAVDHSALEMHRGSLNLLNRSDFTPKTVRPAAAAAPAPVFQRSVWFTDRDEHQALSLKYQGAMLHQKKSDFQTVRVFQSEKYGRVLALDNAIMCTERDESHYHEMLVHPALQNLRAPKRALVIGGGDGGTLRELLRYASLERIDLVEIDGEVIEAAKTFFPRMAEGFASPKLKLHLEDGIRFVQDAAAGVYDVVIVDGSDPVGPAKGLFSAEFFAHCHRILNDQGVLAAQGESPLFHEEAFRDLHLTLEKRFGAERAHVALFFAPTYPTGMWSVHLATKAARHPIADVDLQSVDAFARAQKLNYYNDGIHAQAFALPGFVQRLLQDDKTQEPRA; encoded by the coding sequence ATGAACGCACTCGGACGCCATATTCTGGTTGAATTCAGCGGTTGCAATTCGGAAGTGCTCGACGACGTTTCGAAAGTCGAGCAGGGCATGGTTCACGCCGCCCGTGAGGCCGGCGCGACCGTCGTCAATTCGAGCTTCCACCATTTTTCACCTTTCGGCGTCTCGGGCGTCGTGGTGATCCAGGAAAGCCACTTGGCGATCCACACCTGGCCCGAGTACGGCTACGCGGCGGTGGATCTGTTCACCTGCGGCGACAGCGTCGATCCTTGGATTTCGTTCGATTACCTGAAAAAGATTTTTGAGGCTGTGGATCACTCGGCGCTGGAAATGCACCGGGGTTCGCTGAATCTGCTGAACCGTTCGGACTTCACGCCGAAGACGGTGCGTCCGGCGGCGGCAGCCGCGCCCGCGCCGGTGTTCCAGCGTTCGGTTTGGTTTACGGACCGTGACGAACACCAAGCACTGTCCTTGAAGTATCAGGGCGCGATGTTGCACCAGAAAAAATCCGACTTTCAAACGGTGCGCGTTTTCCAAAGCGAAAAGTACGGTCGCGTTTTGGCTTTGGACAACGCCATCATGTGCACCGAGCGCGACGAATCGCACTACCACGAAATGCTCGTGCATCCCGCGCTCCAGAATTTGCGCGCGCCGAAACGCGCCCTCGTGATTGGGGGTGGGGACGGCGGGACGTTGCGCGAGCTTCTCCGTTACGCGTCTTTGGAGCGGATCGACTTGGTCGAAATCGACGGCGAGGTCATCGAGGCCGCCAAGACCTTTTTCCCGCGCATGGCGGAGGGGTTCGCTTCGCCGAAACTGAAATTGCATTTGGAGGACGGCATCCGCTTCGTGCAGGATGCGGCCGCCGGTGTGTACGACGTCGTCATCGTCGATGGCTCGGATCCCGTGGGGCCGGCGAAGGGTCTTTTCAGCGCCGAGTTCTTCGCGCACTGTCACCGCATCTTGAACGATCAAGGGGTTTTGGCCGCGCAGGGTGAATCGCCGCTCTTTCACGAAGAGGCCTTCCGCGATCTGCACCTGACTTTGGAAAAGCGTTTCGGTGCGGAGCGTGCGCACGTGGCGCTGTTCTTCGCACCGACCTACCCCACGGGGATGTGGAGCGTGCATTTGGCAACGAAGGCCGCACGCCACCCCATCGCCGATGTCGATTTGCAGTCGGTCGACGCTTTCGCGCGCGCGCAGAAATTGAACTATTACAACGACGGCATCCACGCGCAGGCGTTCGCGTTGCCGGGATTCGTCCAACGTCTTTTGCAAGATGATAAAACACAGGAGCCCCGGGCATGA
- a CDS encoding glycosyltransferase family 2 protein, with the protein MNASQKTQKGMVIIANYNQGEEIERFLNECRQTLPLEQMVVVDDGSTDGSDAVAERLGFTVLRHGKNQGIGAAIRTGIRHASTQGCEWVLISSSNGKMVPAEFPKIFGPVQNGEVQYVQGSRFLDLGKSPGLPTFRKFAIPVFSLGVSVLLGRWFTDATCGLRAYRIDFLQNPRIDIDQEWLNRYELEYYIHYHAVRTAKLKIKELPVTIRYDHLGEGRRSKIQPVVGWWSMIRPFVLLGLGIKR; encoded by the coding sequence TTGAACGCATCCCAGAAAACGCAAAAAGGTATGGTCATCATCGCCAATTACAATCAAGGCGAAGAGATCGAGCGTTTTCTGAACGAGTGCCGACAGACATTACCGCTGGAGCAGATGGTCGTCGTGGATGACGGCTCGACGGACGGATCGGACGCCGTCGCGGAAAGACTGGGATTCACCGTTCTACGCCATGGCAAAAATCAAGGCATCGGCGCGGCGATCCGGACGGGGATTCGTCACGCGTCAACGCAAGGCTGCGAGTGGGTGTTGATCAGCTCTTCCAACGGCAAAATGGTCCCCGCGGAATTTCCGAAAATTTTCGGTCCCGTCCAAAACGGTGAGGTCCAGTACGTTCAGGGAAGCCGCTTCCTGGATCTGGGGAAAAGCCCGGGACTTCCCACTTTCCGCAAATTCGCGATCCCGGTTTTTTCGTTGGGCGTGAGCGTGCTTTTGGGACGTTGGTTCACGGACGCGACCTGCGGACTGCGCGCGTACCGCATCGACTTTCTGCAGAACCCGCGCATCGATATCGATCAAGAGTGGTTGAATCGTTACGAACTCGAATATTACATTCATTATCATGCCGTGCGGACGGCGAAACTGAAGATCAAAGAACTTCCGGTCACGATCCGTTACGATCATCTGGGCGAAGGACGGCGCAGTAAGATTCAGCCCGTCGTGGGCTGGTGGTCGATGATTCGTCCGTTCGTTCTTTTGGGACTCGGAATCAAGAGGTAA
- a CDS encoding tetratricopeptide repeat protein — protein MSFRFTTPDLTRFNLKLWLCALGLSFLCYLPSLQGPFILDDAHTVQSNDAIQNPANFFKLWTSARYYSSSPDNWGYRPMQAMYTWTSWQLGQGETWPFHAFKILFFSFVATFFTLIWRRLLPELPAAVILLGGLFFLVNPVHTQVVSYIAATSTLMAGMFVAFSLYQYLRFREDGRWWRWVISVVGVFFAMMSKEEGITILGMIPLIEIYLRYREGRLRFGWRDLGVYLGYVVSGALALALIVSMFEPTSDLARGSMDRWIYFATQFRAYLRYMAMYFVSYDLNADNLQFGFATSWRDTSVILSVAANLILLTVAIFYIRRAPLLALCLFWFFGAISPASSILVLAEPVNDHRAFLAYLGFAGLSFPLIHWLRQKGVAGRAFVVLVIVGYAGWTMARNVTWSSNVNLWEDTIAKNPDSVRAHNNAALNYMHRSEWDRAAQILDACLAIEPRYSYCLINRALVGVSRGEEQLSESLYKRAIEADFAGVNARRYYAEFMFARGRLTEAIPYAEQADQAAQGKNLFVRTLLIRLHLNTGNKSRAREILNESLETFGNDPSLIGLQSAL, from the coding sequence ATGAGCTTCCGTTTCACCACCCCGGACCTCACCCGCTTTAACTTGAAGCTCTGGCTCTGCGCGCTCGGGCTTTCGTTTTTATGTTATCTGCCCTCGTTGCAAGGGCCTTTCATTCTGGACGACGCGCACACGGTGCAGTCCAACGATGCGATCCAGAATCCCGCGAATTTCTTTAAGCTGTGGACGTCGGCGCGCTACTACTCGTCGAGTCCCGACAACTGGGGTTACCGGCCGATGCAGGCCATGTACACCTGGACCAGCTGGCAGCTCGGTCAGGGGGAAACCTGGCCCTTCCACGCTTTCAAAATCCTGTTTTTCTCGTTCGTCGCGACCTTCTTCACCCTGATCTGGCGCAGGCTTTTGCCGGAGCTTCCCGCGGCCGTGATTCTTCTGGGGGGGCTTTTCTTCCTGGTCAATCCGGTCCATACGCAGGTCGTCTCTTACATCGCCGCGACCTCGACGCTCATGGCGGGGATGTTCGTCGCCTTCAGTTTGTACCAGTACTTGCGTTTCCGTGAGGACGGGCGGTGGTGGCGTTGGGTCATTTCGGTCGTCGGGGTTTTCTTCGCGATGATGTCGAAAGAGGAAGGCATCACGATCTTGGGAATGATTCCGTTGATCGAGATCTACCTTCGTTACCGCGAAGGGCGTTTGCGGTTCGGCTGGCGCGATCTCGGCGTTTATTTGGGCTACGTGGTCAGCGGGGCCTTGGCGCTCGCCTTGATCGTCTCGATGTTCGAGCCGACTTCGGACTTGGCGCGCGGCTCAATGGATCGTTGGATCTATTTCGCGACCCAGTTCCGCGCTTACCTGCGCTACATGGCGATGTACTTCGTGTCCTACGATTTGAACGCGGACAATCTGCAGTTCGGTTTCGCGACTTCGTGGCGAGATACGAGCGTCATTCTGTCGGTCGCGGCGAACTTGATCCTGCTGACGGTCGCGATCTTCTACATTCGCCGCGCGCCCTTGTTGGCGCTTTGCCTTTTCTGGTTTTTCGGCGCGATCTCCCCCGCGTCTTCGATTTTGGTTCTGGCCGAGCCGGTCAACGATCACCGCGCGTTTTTGGCTTACCTGGGGTTCGCGGGGCTTTCGTTCCCGCTCATCCACTGGCTGCGCCAGAAGGGCGTCGCGGGACGGGCCTTCGTGGTGCTGGTGATCGTGGGCTACGCGGGATGGACGATGGCCCGCAACGTGACCTGGTCCAGTAACGTGAATCTGTGGGAAGACACGATCGCGAAGAATCCGGACTCGGTCCGGGCGCACAACAACGCCGCGCTCAACTACATGCACCGGTCCGAGTGGGACCGCGCGGCCCAGATCCTGGATGCGTGTTTGGCGATCGAACCGCGCTATTCTTACTGCCTGATCAATCGGGCTTTGGTCGGGGTTTCGCGCGGCGAAGAGCAGCTGTCCGAGAGCTTGTACAAACGCGCCATCGAGGCCGACTTCGCCGGAGTCAACGCCCGCCGGTATTACGCGGAGTTCATGTTCGCGCGCGGTCGCCTGACCGAGGCGATCCCGTACGCCGAGCAAGCGGATCAGGCGGCTCAAGGTAAAAATCTCTTTGTTCGGACTCTGCTGATCCGCTTACACTTGAATACGGGCAACAAATCGCGTGCGCGTGAAATCTTGAACGAGAGCCTTGAAACTTTCGGTAACGATCCGTCGCTCATCGGTCTGCAGTCCGCTCTTTAA
- a CDS encoding N-acetyltransferase, whose protein sequence is MDADVIVGAGTRVQNGVNIYKGVEVGSWCFVGPGVVFTNDQHPRVGRDNWEITSTFLDDGSSIGAGAIIRCGIRIGAFAMIGAGAVVTKDVPPFCLVTGVPAEQTHRICACGETTLPLISWVDELIRPCCHKHLNPKVLQIAQEKVRGLEKRAS, encoded by the coding sequence ATCGATGCGGACGTGATCGTCGGCGCCGGTACCCGTGTGCAGAACGGCGTGAACATCTACAAGGGCGTCGAAGTCGGCAGTTGGTGCTTCGTCGGTCCCGGGGTCGTATTTACGAACGACCAGCATCCACGCGTGGGCCGCGACAACTGGGAAATCACTTCGACTTTTTTGGACGACGGTTCGTCCATCGGGGCGGGCGCGATCATCCGCTGCGGAATCCGTATCGGCGCGTTCGCCATGATCGGCGCGGGCGCCGTCGTGACGAAGGACGTTCCGCCATTTTGTTTGGTGACCGGCGTTCCCGCCGAGCAAACCCACCGCATCTGCGCGTGCGGCGAAACGACTTTGCCTTTGATTTCATGGGTGGATGAGCTGATCCGTCCTTGCTGTCATAAACACCTGAACCCCAAAGTCTTACAGATCGCCCAGGAGAAAGTCCGGGGACTCGAAAAACGCGCTTCATGA
- the hutU gene encoding urocanate hydratase, translating to MSEPRVVKSPTGTNLSCKGWVQEAVYRMIQNNLDPAVAERPEDLVVYGGIGKAARNWESFDKILNALKTLADDETLLVQSGKPIGIVRTHMDAPRVLLANSNLVPHWANWEHFNELDRKGLMMYGQMTAGSWIYIGTQGIIQGTYETFNEAARQHFGGSLRGKLIYTAGLGGMGGAQPLAGVFAGAVVLAVEVDPTRIQKRLETKYVDEVAKDLDDALAKVAKYKAEGQARSIALQGNAATVIWELMEKGLVPELVTDQTSAHDPLVGYIPEGYSVESAAEFRKRDQKAYLEKTYDSMAKHVRGMLELKKRGAIVFDYGNNLRARALEHGVKDAFDFPGFVPAYIRPLFCRGSGPFRWVALSGDPKDIQVTDDALRELFPGKRDLHHWLDMAQARIKFQGLPARICWLEYGERAKAGLLFNSLVKSGRVRAPIVIGRDHLDCGSVASPNRETEAMKDGSDAVSDWPLLNAMVNTACGASWVSLHHGGGVGMGYSQHAGQVIVADGTDAAARRLERVLTADPAMGIFRHVDAGYEDAIAVARERNVKSLWL from the coding sequence ATGTCGGAACCCCGAGTCGTCAAATCCCCCACCGGTACCAACCTCAGCTGTAAAGGCTGGGTTCAAGAAGCGGTCTACCGCATGATCCAGAACAATCTGGATCCCGCCGTCGCCGAAAGACCCGAAGACCTCGTCGTGTACGGGGGGATCGGGAAAGCCGCCCGCAACTGGGAATCCTTCGACAAAATTTTGAACGCGCTGAAAACGCTCGCCGATGACGAGACTCTTCTCGTGCAAAGCGGGAAGCCGATCGGCATCGTGCGCACCCACATGGACGCGCCCCGGGTGCTGCTCGCGAATTCGAATCTGGTTCCGCACTGGGCGAACTGGGAGCACTTCAACGAACTCGATCGCAAAGGTCTGATGATGTACGGGCAGATGACCGCGGGCTCGTGGATCTACATCGGCACCCAAGGCATCATCCAAGGCACTTACGAAACTTTCAACGAGGCGGCCCGTCAGCACTTCGGCGGTTCGCTGCGCGGAAAGCTGATCTACACCGCGGGCCTGGGCGGCATGGGCGGCGCGCAGCCGCTCGCGGGCGTTTTCGCCGGTGCCGTCGTGTTGGCGGTGGAAGTCGATCCCACGCGCATTCAGAAACGCCTCGAAACGAAATACGTCGACGAGGTCGCGAAGGATCTCGACGACGCGCTCGCGAAAGTCGCGAAGTACAAAGCCGAAGGACAGGCGCGCTCGATCGCGCTGCAGGGAAACGCCGCCACCGTCATCTGGGAGTTGATGGAGAAGGGCCTGGTTCCCGAGCTCGTGACCGATCAGACTTCGGCGCACGATCCGCTCGTGGGTTACATCCCCGAAGGCTACTCGGTGGAAAGCGCGGCGGAGTTCCGCAAACGCGATCAAAAAGCCTACTTGGAAAAAACCTACGACAGCATGGCGAAGCACGTGCGCGGCATGCTGGAGCTGAAAAAACGGGGCGCGATCGTTTTCGATTACGGCAACAACCTGCGCGCCCGCGCGCTGGAGCACGGCGTGAAGGACGCGTTCGATTTCCCGGGTTTCGTGCCCGCGTACATCCGTCCGCTTTTCTGTCGCGGCAGCGGTCCTTTCCGTTGGGTCGCGCTGTCGGGTGATCCGAAGGATATCCAGGTCACCGACGACGCGCTTCGCGAGCTTTTCCCCGGTAAACGTGATCTGCACCACTGGCTGGATATGGCCCAAGCGCGGATCAAGTTCCAGGGCCTGCCGGCGCGGATCTGCTGGTTGGAGTACGGCGAGCGCGCGAAAGCGGGACTGCTTTTCAACTCACTCGTAAAGTCGGGCCGAGTGCGCGCGCCGATCGTCATCGGCCGCGATCACTTGGACTGCGGTAGCGTGGCGTCGCCCAACCGCGAAACCGAAGCGATGAAAGACGGTTCGGATGCGGTCAGCGACTGGCCGCTCTTGAACGCGATGGTGAACACCGCTTGCGGCGCGAGCTGGGTTTCGCTCCATCACGGCGGCGGCGTGGGGATGGGCTATTCGCAGCATGCGGGTCAGGTCATCGTCGCGGACGGCACCGACGCGGCCGCACGACGTTTGGAGCGCGTGCTGACGGCGGATCCCGCGATGGGCATCTTCCGCCACGTGGACGCGGGCTACGAAGACGCGATCGCGGTGGCCCGCGAACGCAACGTCAAATCGCTCTGGCTGTAG
- a CDS encoding TIGR02147 family protein, producing MFRFQDYKRYVNERIESLPKQGHGEYRRMALALRVSTTLMSQVFRGEKHLSLEMAADLCDYLHLDDHEAQFFLLLVEFQKSGSANLKEKLKRRIVDEQKKNRSLEKKLDLHDRQELSDEDKAIYYSSWMYAGIRNLCALHRYEGATDLAERLGLPVFQVEKILEFLLSRNLVIREGAHLAFGPAWTHVPAKSLLVVKHHQNWRIQAFQKMVFADDQNLFFTGPMNMSSEVAQKIREELPEFISRITQMVAPSEAEVVRCLNIDFFEY from the coding sequence GTGTTCCGCTTTCAGGATTACAAACGCTACGTCAACGAGCGGATCGAATCCCTCCCGAAACAGGGCCACGGCGAATACCGCCGCATGGCCCTGGCCCTTCGCGTTTCCACGACCCTGATGAGTCAGGTCTTTCGCGGTGAAAAACACCTGAGCCTCGAAATGGCCGCGGATCTTTGCGACTACTTGCACCTGGACGATCACGAAGCGCAGTTTTTTCTGCTGCTGGTGGAGTTTCAGAAATCGGGTTCGGCGAACCTGAAGGAAAAACTCAAGCGCCGCATCGTCGACGAGCAGAAGAAGAACCGTTCCCTCGAGAAAAAACTCGATCTGCACGACCGGCAAGAATTGTCCGACGAGGACAAGGCGATCTACTACTCGAGCTGGATGTACGCGGGGATCCGCAATTTGTGCGCGCTTCACCGTTACGAGGGCGCCACGGACCTGGCCGAGCGTTTGGGCCTTCCGGTTTTTCAAGTCGAAAAGATCCTGGAGTTCCTGTTGTCGCGGAACCTCGTGATCCGTGAAGGCGCGCATCTCGCTTTCGGGCCCGCGTGGACCCATGTGCCCGCGAAGTCGCTCTTGGTGGTGAAGCACCATCAGAACTGGCGCATCCAGGCCTTCCAGAAAATGGTGTTCGCCGACGATCAAAATTTGTTCTTCACGGGCCCGATGAATATGTCGAGCGAAGTCGCGCAGAAAATCCGCGAAGAGCTGCCCGAGTTCATCTCGCGGATCACGCAAATGGTCGCGCCCAGTGAAGCCGAAGTCGTGCGTTGTCTGAATATCGACTTTTTCGAATATTGA